The window TCAGGTCGAAGGAATCGTACCAAGGATCTTCCAAGATGCCCGCCTCATACGAGATGTGCAGGAGGTTGCGGTCCATGGAGTAAGGCTTCTTCGCGGAAGCCTGCACGGGAATACCCTTTTTCTCGCAGTAAGCGATCATCTCGGCACGGCCCGGGAATTCCTTGCGGAACCGTTCATCACGCCATGGCGCGATGACTTCCAGATCAGGAGCCAAAGCGGCAGCGGTCAGCTCAAAACGCACCTGATCATTGCCCTTGCCCGTGGCACCATGACCCACGGCCGTAGCGCCCTCTGCCTTGGCGATCTCCACCATGCGCTTGGCGATCAACGGACGCGCGATGGAGGTGCCGAGGAAATACTGCCCCTCATAGATGGCACCCGCACGGATGATCGGGTAAATGAAATCGCTGGCGAATTCTTCCTGCAGGTCATCGATATAGATCTTCGATGCGCCCGTCTTCTTCGCCTTCTTTTCGAGGCCCTTGAGCTCGTCGTCCTGGCCCACATTGGCGCAGAACGCGATCATCTCGGCGTTATAGGTATCTTTGATCCACGAGAGCAGCACCGAGGTATCGAGGCCGCCCGAGTATGCCAGCACAATTTTCATAGTCACAAAATTCCAACCAAACCAGAGACGCGACTAAACGACAACCGGACTAAACAGGAAAGAACAAATTTCAAGAGCAATGACCAATGACGAAGCACGAATGACCAAGGAATGAAACAATGCCCAATGAACAAATGTCATTGGGGCTTGGTCATTTGTCATTCCTTCGTCATTCGGATTTGGACATTGGTCATTTAACTCCTAGAAGTCGCTCAATCTCGTCGTAGTTTTTGACGATATGATCTGCCCGGCCCAGCTTGTCTGCCGCAAAGGAATTGGTGATGGCGATCACTTGCATGCCCGCCGCTCTGCCCGCTTCCACACCGGCGACAGAGTCCTCGATCACCACACAGTCTGCCGGTTTCTTTTTGATGAGATCGGCGGCGCGCAGGAAGATGTCCGGTGCGGGTTTCCCCTTCGCCACATCCTGGCTGCTAACCACGGCGGAGAAGAAGGAACGCAGATTTTTGATGACGAGCACTTCATCAATGACCGGGTGCAACGAACCCGAAGCAACGGCGAGCGGATACTTCGCATTCAGCTTGGCGACCAACTCCGGCAAGCCATCGAAGATCGGCTGCTCTGCGCGTAGGATTTCCAGAAAGCGATTCTGCTTCATCGCCGTCAGGTCTTCGTAACTGTAGGTGGGTTTGTGATTCGCGATGAAGTCGAGCCACACCGCTTTATCCGAGCGCCCAATGTAATCGGGGAAATGGATACCGTGCGTCTGGCCGTAACCGAGCCGGTCAAAGATCTCCAAAAACGCTTTCTCGTGACGTGGTTCACTGTCCACGATCACGCCATCCATATCAAAAATCACCGCCGAAAAAGGCTTTAGCATACGACAAATTTTATCTTAGCCACAGATGGACACAGATTAACACAGATAAGGTAAATGACCTTTAAATCTGGTTACATCTCTATCATCAATCTGTGTGTATCTGTGTTAATCTGTGGTTACTTTTTATTAAAAACAGAACTGGAGGGGCGTTCGACGAAGTGCAACAGATTGCCTTCGGCGTCTTTGAAGAAGAGGACGCTGCCGCCACCGCCAGCGGGCTTAACCGGTTCCGTGAACACCACCCCACGCGCTTCGAGTTCTTTCTTCGCCACCTCAATAGATTCCACTTGGAGTGCGAAATGGCGGATGCCCGCCACGGAGTTATCGCCCACATCGGCGACGACACGTTTGCAGGGGCCAATCTCCAAGACCAGGCCGCCGGAGAGCTTCACGAAGTAAAGCGGGACTGCTGCATCCTGCCAGACGATCTCCGCGCCGAGCACGCGCCCATACCACTCCTGCAAGACCGTCGGCGACTGGGACGGCACACCGATATGTTCCACCACAAATTTCATGCGCCGCATTGGTAACGCGCCGGGAGAGGAAAGCAATGGGAAACGCAACACAGGCATTATCACCCCTCGAGTTTACTTGCCCGCTTAGCTTCAACCGCATAAATAAAAACCAAGGATTCATCATGCAAAGACTCACGAACGAAACCATCACAGAAATTGAGCACACGATTGGAGTATCTCTTCCTGGTCTATACCGAAAACTGTTAATCGAAATCGGCCATGGCAAGTTTGACCAGAAACCGGAATGCAGATGGAACACCGCCAAGGAAATTTACCACCCCACCGCTATCCGCGAGCTATATTCTTCATTCTTTGATAATCCCTCTGTCCTGTTTTCACCATACTTTCCCTTTGGCTGCGACAATCAAAGACAGGATCTATGGATCATCGACTCAAGCCGTGAGCTAGCAGCGTGCATTGCTCACTCAACCCACCCAGACGATTGGCCAGAGGAAGAATGGTTAGCCTTCGAAGATTGGATCAAAAAGCATCTCAAAGCGTAAGTCCCCCTCATTGCCAGCTTATGAATTCACCGGCTCACAAGCACATAATTTTCCTGACTCAGCTAAACAGCAAAATCATAGCTCATTATATTGAGCTAGGTGAGCCCATAGGCGAATTCCATCAAACTGATACCGGAGAAATATTTTTCAATTATCATCAAGCGACCGATCGCTCATGGTATGTGAACAAAACGCTCGCCGCCTTTCGTCAATCAGCGGAAATCTTCAATCGTTTCTGCCTCCAACATGCCAACGATGAAAACACCGATGACGAATCAATCTGGTCTTTGGCAGCAGCACAACTGCAACACGATCTCGAACAAATCGAACCATTAGGCGATCCAGCAACCTCTCTATGGAGCACCACTATTTACGACACTGAATGGGGTTTGCTGAATTTGCACTGATCAAGTCGTGAGACCAGAAACGAATCCCCGAGCTCAACCAATCTCACCACTAGCTACGCCTAGAATAATTCCCCCGAACCAAACTCATACACTGTTCGTAACACTTCCATGACCGTCACCAGCATACGTCCCCTATTATCCCTGACTGTCTTACTGGTCTTCATGCAAGGAGCTTTGGGTGCTGATGGCTCGAATCAAGGTCCCGGTCCCGGCAGGGCTCCTGCCGGGACACCGGGACCGTGGGATGCGGATGTGGTGGTGTATCGCGCAGGGACGGATGGGAAAGCAGAGAAGATGGCGACATTTGAGCGGGCCGGTGTGCCAACTGTAGCCCGCATGAAGGATGGGCGGCTTATCGCAGCGCATCAGTATTTTCCAGAGAATGATCGGGAGAACTTTGACAAGGTCGCCATCCATTTCTCTGCTGATGAAGGCAAGACTTGGACCGCGCCTGAGGTCTTGCGTTTGAAAAGTTTGCCGGGAGAGATGCGCTATCCGTTTGATCCTACGTTAGTGGCTTTGCCGGATGGGCGCATCCGGGTTTATTTTACTTCCCTCATCGGACGGCGTTTTGAGGAACATGTCCCGGCGATCTATTCGGCCATCTCAACCAATGGTGTTGATTACACTTTTGAACCGGGCATGCGCTTCGGCGTCAATGGGCGCTTTGTGATCGATTGTGC of the Verrucomicrobiia bacterium genome contains:
- a CDS encoding SMI1/KNR4 family protein, with the protein product MQRLTNETITEIEHTIGVSLPGLYRKLLIEIGHGKFDQKPECRWNTAKEIYHPTAIRELYSSFFDNPSVLFSPYFPFGCDNQRQDLWIIDSSRELAACIAHSTHPDDWPEEEWLAFEDWIKKHLKA
- a CDS encoding HAD family phosphatase — translated: MLKPFSAVIFDMDGVIVDSEPRHEKAFLEIFDRLGYGQTHGIHFPDYIGRSDKAVWLDFIANHKPTYSYEDLTAMKQNRFLEILRAEQPIFDGLPELVAKLNAKYPLAVASGSLHPVIDEVLVIKNLRSFFSAVVSSQDVAKGKPAPDIFLRAADLIKKKPADCVVIEDSVAGVEAGRAAGMQVIAITNSFAADKLGRADHIVKNYDEIERLLGVK
- a CDS encoding VOC family protein, which produces MKFVVEHIGVPSQSPTVLQEWYGRVLGAEIVWQDAAVPLYFVKLSGGLVLEIGPCKRVVADVGDNSVAGIRHFALQVESIEVAKKELEARGVVFTEPVKPAGGGGSVLFFKDAEGNLLHFVERPSSSVFNKK